TTGTTAATGATTTTGGGTTaaaatttcattaatcaaaagagaagaaaaaaaaaagataatacaaaaaaagagaatttgATGGTTGAATCAACTATTATTAAAAGAAGATTGAAAATTTCCAAAGATTGAATTGAGAtgaatttagaagaaaacccatgaAAAACGGCTTATCATCAGGTTGATGAAGGGCCAATTTCTATTCAACGAAACTCAAGGCGGCAAGAACAAGTGGAAAAGACAGAATTTTCCTTTAACAATATCTAGTTTAACTAGTCAATTAGAAAACCTTGATATTCTCTTGGTCGATTGAGTTTTTGAGCTTGGGTTTGATTGTGTCTTTTTTTGGTGAAGAATCTTGATAAATTGGCTGtagaataaagaaaaagaattagtgGAAGAACAAAGATTACATTTGATATTGATgataagaattaatttttttctcttaacaatattttaacttaattttctaaaatactttttagaataaagaaaaagaatttttttttattttaaaaaatgtgatgTGATGTGGCCGGAGGTGCATATCACTGCTCAATGAAAATTCTGTGAAGTTGGAGTATGTAGTTGGAATTTCAAATATAGATTGTAAAGGTTTTAGATCTTTTTCTCTTATTAAATTCTAACATTTATTTGATTATGGGATCCCACATTTTCAAGCTAATTAAGTAGTCCCCTCTTACGATTATATTTGTGGTcatcttcattcatttatatttgtattgcCCTTCCATTGGAACTTGTTTTATAAGTATTAAATCCAGCTGCTGTAGGGATAACCAGCGCCcattttaaattgatatatgaAAGTTATGATGTTAAAACACTCACACAAAACAAATAGTAGCTagtttaaattcaaattatgaGAAAGACGAGTTTTAGAAAAAATCTTAACCAAATATTAATAGTAGCTagtttaaattcaaattatggGAAAGACgagttttagaaaaaattttaaCCAAATATTAGTGTGATGAAGGGAAGTACATGATCGAATTATAATGGCTCTTTAAACATACGTTTTTTGGAGGGAAGCCCGAAAATCACCCATTGAAAGCACAGATCTCACAAAGGTTTAAAAGGAAAACATATTTGGAATTGGTAACATATTACCACGCATTTCAAGCGCAAATCTTAATCTAAACTCAAAAGGAACGACAGAATGAAACTTTTaaatctcttttttaaaaaatgaaaacttggTTATATAAACAAGGAATAGACTAAATTAATCAAGAGTGATTGCTATACCAGATTTAAAATCTCATAAACAACCAAAAACCAAAAAGCGAAGTAGTAATAACGAGGTAGAAGTAGCAGATAGGATTTCCTCTCAGACAAATGCCTCGAttgtcttcattatttttaaagaatggATTATCAGACTCGTCATCTGTTTGTTCATCATTGAGGAACTAATACTTCAACATTCTCGATTTAAACAcaaaaacagaaataaaaaaatataatcatatcCCTAATGCAATGTATGAGAACTACTGAAGAACAATTACCTCCTTGGCAGAAAAAGTAGGTCATTGATATAATGAAGCTGTTCTACTTATAGGCATTggtaggtttagggtttagcatTAGGGTTCCCTTATATTAAAGGGATAGGCTTCAGGCCCAATCTATACTTCTTCTTGGAGCCCAACTGACTACTACTGGGCTTTTTTGTTGTCCTGGCCCAGTGAAGAAACTAGCTTAGACATTGTCCCAGACGGACCAATGCACAAATACTCGTTTTTAAGGcctctttttaatttataatcgattttttgcaaaaaaattatCGAGTTTAATGAACACaatcaaaatgaaaatatgtgTATAACCATGGATATTTTACTGAAGACATGGTAAGGCTTTTTTTTATCGATATTGTGGATTCAGATATTTTGGCATGTATCAAGACATATATATGTCCCAACGTTAGACATAAATGACTAACAACCAaaatatcaattgaagaaaaatttgAGAATAATCTGAACAGTACacacacatttttctttttaggtaTCTGAATTTTAGATATAAATATTAACTTAATGTCTTTGACTTGATTGTATATAATAACTTTGTTATTTTACTGATTAGAATTATATGATGACGGGTGGTGTCGCCCAAGGAGCAGACTTGTCTGAAGCTCGTTAAAATTATGGGGCTCGTGAAATTTTTACTGTTGTCCTTAGGATgaccaaaaataatattatattttttttggttaatataCATGGCATTGTTTGatttgataattaaatttacatgtttgaaaaatatgtattacaagtcacaataattaacaatgcTTACTTAGCATTTCTCATAAATAAAACTTTTAGCTCATACTTAACAGCTAGCTAGCTCTCTAATATGTACTCCAGTACATAATTTTTACTAATTGAATGACCAAACCAAGAGTGAGTTTCTTTAGTTTCACTGCACAAATTaggattcattttttttatctttctacGATCTCTATTATTCTGTTTACCTTCTTTCATAAAGTTCAAGTGAAGTGTTGGTTCTCAGTGGTGcatgataaaataattgagctgCTTTTCGATTAGCAAAGGCAAATGAGAAagataaattgttttaaaagGAGAAGAAACACTTTATCCTTCTTTAATGAAAGGGATTCGTTCGACACATCTTTTCAGGACAGCAATGCTCATTTTGTTGCATTATGATGACATAATGGCTAACTGTTGGGCCTTACTGGACCACCCGATGATTAAACAGTCCAACACGAATTTCCCTCTCCATCAAAGTTTTTTAGTACCATGCAACAAATAATACTGCTATTGCACTCTTTAATTTTGCTGTCCAATCAAAACTCCAAATTCCCAAGGTAAGTGAACTCTATTAGTATATATAAAGCTACtttaaatttcatcaaaataaaaagtagtTCATCATCATAGTCAGATTAGTAGATACGTGGAGTACTATACGTAGTAGTTCCCCACCTAATTAAGAGCAATTTTTAAGGAAGTggtgaaattcaaattttcaaacacGTTACATTACTGAATTTAATTCTCCAACTACCTTTGTCATCATTGAGAGCTAAATATAGAAAACAGCAACAACttacaaacaaaaaagaatCTGTTCACTAAAGAATGGAGTAGtaagttggaaaaaaaaaacaaatttctcAATTACGGCACAACAGATGTAGTATAATTTAACACTAAAAGTAGAGACCATTAGGTAGAAGAAAGAAATTGATTTGTTTCttattgttgatgttgatgaCGCTGTCCCCGTCCTTTCTTGGCCTCCACCACCGTTGGCTCATGCGAGTCACATACTTGTGTCTTGAATTTACATCCCAACTTCTTTCTCCACCCACCTCCTCCTTCTCTGCTGCCGTGTTTGCCTACCTTATCTATCTTCTGGATTACTTTCTTCATTGACGAGCATTCGCGTTCTAGTTCTTGTACTCGCGTCCTCATGCTATCCATATCCAAGCGTAGCACTTGATTCTCCCTCACTGTTTTCCTCCACGTGTTACTACCTTCCTGTGCACGTCCCGTTCCAACTACTCCTGTCCTTTCCTCTTGCTCCCCACCTTCACCCTCCTCTTCTCTCACGTCCATAATTGACAGCCGCGGGATTTCTTCTGGATTCACATCGGCGACCATAAGAGTTCCAGCAATTGCTTGCCGGAGTTGGAGTTGTTCGAAGAATAGTACCTGAACTACGGCTCTAAGTGGAAGCCGTTCATTCTGAGCTGCGTGTGTACACGCTTCTAGTGTTAACTTTTGGCAATCCATAACTCCGCATATTTGCTCCCTCTCCGCTTCCGATATCCATGGATGCGCCTGCATAAGGAATTAAGTTAACAATATTAAACACAAATTATTGAACTAAACAAGTGTATAACTTctataattaagaaaatgtcATTACCTTGAGATACACATCGACAGCTCTGTATAGGCCATCATCAAAGAGTCTTGCTTGGTCCGGCAATGCAACAGCTAATTCACAGAACTTTTCCGGTAGTAAATTATTATCAGAAGCGATTTCTGATAAGTAACCGTCGATTAACTTCCCGACTAACATTAACGCCGTGGATCTGACACTGATGTTCTCTTCTTCGCCTTGAATTCTAGCGGTAGACCTCTCTTCCAATCCGGTTAAAAAATATCCTAATATTCTCTCCACACAAGCGACATCGTATAACGTTTCATTCAGATAAGAGTAGCTTGGAATGAGAAGATCGTCTAATGTGGCGTGCTCCAGTTGAGATCCGATTTTCCGCTCTAGTGCAGCTCGAGCAGCTTCCGAAGCATTTAGTATGTTTGCTGTTCTCAATAAGCCGAAGAGAATCCTTGTGGTTGTTGAAGTTCTTGAGCTAATCTCTGTAGGAAGGTTGGTAATTACAGTCTCCAAAAGCTCTCTCTGTTCAGTCTCCGATGGTATCGAAGACGACGATGTCTTCCTACTTGAGCGTGAAATTCCTGGAATGTACTTCTTCGCATAATACATTAGACAGCTCTCGATAACTTCTGAACTCAAATCTCTACTTTTCATTGCAGAAATCAAACGCTTGAACAAAGGCAAGCTCAAGTGCCCTAGCTCTTCGAACCATGAATCCATACCACCTCCTCTGTTGGCACCTTTACGGCGAGTACTTGCTTCAACTCCATTTCCAGGGCCGTGATCATTCACCGGCCAGCCAAAGAGAGACGGATCGGCAGCTGAAGCTCTAACAGCAACGGCATCAATGCATCTCTGAACAATGCCGAGTGTTTCTGCTAACGGCAAGATGTTCTTGCACGAGTTTAGGGTTCTAATGGAGTCCTTAATACTCTTTAGCACTGTCTGTGAAAGAAACCTCTCCGTCTTGGAAATGAGGTTATCCTCAGAGTACTCTTCAGTCATCTCCAAGTACTCACCCGCACAGCGGAGTGGAGCAACGTTCAATGCAGACAACTCGATTTTCACACCATAACAGAACTTGGCAGCCGTCTCAAATGTCTCTGAACCGCCCGGGAAATCAGGGAACGAAATACAGTATTGCTGGTCCTCCTCATtatcctcttcttcttcaatctccTCATCACCATCACAATCGTTGTCTCGTTCAGCagatttttggattttactGCTACTTGCATTTGTCTCTTGCTCTGTTATCATTTCATGAAGCTTTCTACTTTTTGACATCAGGGGAAACTGAAACAACCGACACAAAAATAAACAAACGCATATTTATCATTTCAGAATCTATTCATTCAACACACAACTGACCAACCTTGTGAAGATGGAAGGTCATATCTTCCACTTCAATGATGATATCACTGGGTAATCCTGTAGTACAAAACCTGTAAAACAGTGAATCTGAGTTAACAATacgtgaagaagaagaagaaaatggaaaatataCTATTGTTACTCACCATGCTTGGCCTTTGGTGGTGGGGTGCTCAGTGTGCGCCATTTTTCTTCAATGTAACAAAGAAAGTTGAAACTTCAGTTATATCTTTCACCAAGGAAGTAGGACTATGATAGATCCATGAAGATAAGTTGTTTGTAAGAAAGTCTAGGTGAAATGATTATGTAGGTTGAAAAACAGAAAAagatatattgatgatgatgaaattgatgtgttTTCTTTTCCAAAATCTCTGTCTTCAAACTTGTATCCACTTTCCTTTTGATGATGAATCAGATCAgaatcttctctttttttttctctctctaggGTTTGAAGGAAGAAGAGGATTCAAAAAGCACTTTGAAAATCCACTTTGTAAGAATACACACAAGCAGGAAAAATTATTACTGTCATCATTAAATTGTTCCCTTTTTTCTCTGTTTATAAGCAACAAAAACACACTTTGCTTGCCAACTATTGTTATTGCTTTTTTGCATCAACACTACcctatgatattactataatGTATTTGGGTGGGCCTAATTAGAGATTATAATCATACGCAACTTGATTAAAGGAGTATTCACGTTGTTGTCAtaattaacatttaaatttacTTCGTTTCATTGGACGGGTATGCTTGATTAGACATGAATTGTATCTCATTCTCAAATTAATTAAAGCAAACATATATACAAGATCTCTacttaaaaaaagattaatctCATCCACTTCGCCACACAcgtttaataataataagttaatgGAGTTAAAAAGGTGAAAAGGAGACTAGTGAAACAAACGATTTCGAATCAAGATTATGGAGTTATAATGACTTAAATATGGATGGTCCCAAAAGGGGCCTCCAGCTAAAAGGTGGCCCATATATGCTGTGTCCAGTGATCGTACCTTTTAAGGATCCATGACGATTTGAATTTTACTCAATATAAAGCCCACATTTACTgctcaaatcaaattaaaaaatagcaCAACAAATTTATAACAGCTTGAGAGCAATTTGACACTCCAGAGTTAGGTAGCTCACATGTATACCATGATGTAATTCAATTTCACTTTGATTTCCTACTTTCTATTCGATATTTACATTAAAACATcgattaattttgattttcacaCTGCATAGTCTTCTTCAATGTGGAAACCAAAGTTTGGTTGGAAAACTGagacatgaaaattttaaaaatgggCAACTGCCTGCCATTAATTAAAACATACCTATATTTATTAGTAGGGCAATAAATGGTGTCGACTTTATGAGGTCCACGCAAAGAGAGGTTGCTCAATATTAATTCTTCTATCTaacatttcaaattcaaaataaataacacGACAATAATATATTCTATTTAAATATTAGTATAACGAAGACAGGAGATCTGATTTTTATATTATGGTACtctattaattatttgatcTTACTGCAGATGATGATGACTTTAAATGGTGCAAATTGGAGACGTTTGCTAAACAACTAAAACATTCTCTTACAAAGACTCAAGACGTTGGAGAAGGCTTTGTATTACCGTTAAAAATGactaaattaattcatgaaaatataattgatttaatttgtttaaatttggAATGGTTAATAACTCATTGATGTTTATTAACTCGATCTATTTTGTACATCAAATTCAACTCATCTAAAAACCAATTAAGCAAGTATCTGATTCATTGTTTAGCTCATCTCACCTTAATACATTTCTGCACTTACCTATTTAACATTCCTAATCATATCATTAAAATGCTACTTGTATAAAAAGACACATTATTTTATACAAGTGCATCCATGAAATGTCCTCCCCTAAAACTATCCATGTTCCAAAGTGAATGACAATAAAATGCCATGATTATAGCCATATTAGGTGGGCATTCTTTAATATTAAGTGACTAATAATAGGACTATTAATTGACATATGTCTTTAAGGAAGATGCTCAATTGACACTCGATTGATCGAACTGGTCCCACGATGTccaaatattcatatcatagCCCATGTGGCCTaggtgaaaaataaataatgataggCTCAACCTCTATATGTATAAATGTAAAAGGCAAAAACTCAAATCTtccatatatattaatttatatacattAGATAAATAGATTACCaatgtaataaatcaaatactaaaatttctaatttgaacctataatattcaaattcaaaaagtaaatttgagaaagaaaaatggAGGCACAAAGGCCAAAACATTACTAGCTTCTTGAGAATAATAAAGAATTAACCCAAAAGCGGCACAAAACCCACGAttaattacttatatttattgaatagataaaaatttacaaaacacTCAATTCTGGAAAACGGATTTATTTTACAACTTCGTAAGCAAATTAGAGTGTTCGGTCTATGTGTATTGACTTCAAAATTcgcattatttttattgatttattacaaatgactattattatatattatataattgattaataatatactttatttattgGTCTCCAGAAGCAGTTCAGCTATTACCCAACGGCATCATCGCCTCATTGAGTACCTgaaaaaacaacaattattATGAAATCAATCAACGATTTTAGATGGCTTCGCCTATGTAAGCTTTCTCACATTATCGATTCAAATCTACGTAGTAGTGTAATTGTCAATATACACTGATCCTTATAAATCAgctttaacttattttttgtttaatatgatgataatgatgtgaGTCGGACTTAAATGAAGCGCGAATCTAGTTAATATTACGTTTTTTCGAATCTAAGGATTAAAAAAGTACATAATAAACTATTTGATAAGATTAATCTATAAGCACCATCCTTGTTTGTCTCCAATCCAACAAATAAATCACTTTCTTGAAAATGAAGTATCTAGAGAAACGAAGAAATAAATTATAGCTTAAATTTTCGAATCGTTTTCAATAGAAAAAGTATGA
This window of the Solanum pennellii chromosome 2, SPENNV200 genome carries:
- the LOC107011764 gene encoding BTB/POZ domain-containing protein At5g66560, with product MAHTEHPTTKGQAWFCTTGLPSDIIIEVEDMTFHLHKFPLMSKSRKLHEMITEQETNASSSKIQKSAERDNDCDGDEEIEEEEDNEEDQQYCISFPDFPGGSETFETAAKFCYGVKIELSALNVAPLRCAGEYLEMTEEYSEDNLISKTERFLSQTVLKSIKDSIRTLNSCKNILPLAETLGIVQRCIDAVAVRASAADPSLFGWPVNDHGPGNGVEASTRRKGANRGGGMDSWFEELGHLSLPLFKRLISAMKSRDLSSEVIESCLMYYAKKYIPGISRSSRKTSSSSIPSETEQRELLETVITNLPTEISSRTSTTTRILFGLLRTANILNASEAARAALERKIGSQLEHATLDDLLIPSYSYLNETLYDVACVERILGYFLTGLEERSTARIQGEEENISVRSTALMLVGKLIDGYLSEIASDNNLLPEKFCELAVALPDQARLFDDGLYRAVDVYLKAHPWISEAEREQICGVMDCQKLTLEACTHAAQNERLPLRAVVQVLFFEQLQLRQAIAGTLMVADVNPEEIPRLSIMDVREEEGEGGEQEERTGVVGTGRAQEGSNTWRKTVRENQVLRLDMDSMRTRVQELERECSSMKKVIQKIDKVGKHGSREGGGGWRKKLGCKFKTQVCDSHEPTVVEAKKGRGQRHQHQQ